A stretch of Candidatus Polarisedimenticolaceae bacterium DNA encodes these proteins:
- a CDS encoding aldo/keto reductase yields MSPPLTTRRDVLRLLAASAAGFALPLPTLAEEPTMLRRKIPKSGESIPAVGLGTYRAFDLEASEAAEWTRAKEALRRFAAAGATLVDSSPMYGKAEAAIGALVEENGLQGKLFLATKVWIEGREAGVAQMESSLAKLRTGRLDLIQVHNLLDVEVHLKTLAAWKREGKVRYVGVTHWRDDAHDELARCLEAHELDFVQLNYSARERAAENRLLKVAANRGVAVIANRPFGAGELFKRAAGKPLPEWAGEIGAASWAQLFLKYVLSHPAVTCAIPASRKPEHVIDNLGAATGPLPDDKQRARIAGLVDGL; encoded by the coding sequence ATGAGCCCGCCCCTCACGACCCGTCGCGACGTCCTGCGCCTGCTCGCGGCCTCGGCCGCCGGGTTCGCGCTCCCCCTCCCCACTCTCGCCGAGGAGCCGACGATGTTGCGGCGGAAGATCCCGAAGTCGGGGGAATCGATCCCCGCCGTGGGGCTGGGGACCTATCGCGCCTTCGACCTCGAGGCGTCGGAGGCCGCGGAGTGGACCCGCGCGAAGGAGGCCCTGCGCCGCTTCGCGGCCGCGGGCGCGACGCTCGTCGACTCCTCGCCGATGTACGGAAAGGCGGAGGCGGCGATCGGCGCCCTGGTCGAGGAGAACGGCCTGCAGGGAAAGCTCTTCCTCGCGACGAAGGTCTGGATCGAGGGGCGCGAGGCCGGGGTCGCACAGATGGAATCCTCCCTCGCGAAGCTGCGGACCGGGCGGCTCGACCTCATCCAGGTGCACAACCTGCTCGACGTCGAGGTCCACCTGAAGACCCTCGCCGCATGGAAGCGGGAAGGGAAGGTCCGGTACGTCGGGGTCACCCACTGGCGCGACGACGCGCACGACGAGCTGGCGCGCTGCCTGGAGGCGCACGAGCTCGACTTCGTCCAGCTCAACTACTCCGCCCGGGAGCGCGCCGCCGAGAACCGCCTGCTGAAGGTCGCCGCCAACCGAGGGGTCGCGGTGATCGCGAACCGCCCGTTCGGCGCGGGGGAGCTCTTCAAGCGCGCCGCCGGGAAGCCGCTGCCGGAGTGGGCCGGGGAGATCGGGGCGGCCAGCTGGGCGCAGCTGTTCCTCAAGTACGTCCTCTCCCACCCCGCCGTGACCTGCGCGATCCCCGCGTCGCGGAAACCCGAGCACGTGATCGACAACCTCGGCGCCGCGACGGGCCCGCTCCCCGACGACAAGCAGCGGGCCCGGATCGCCGGGCTCGTCGATGGCCTCTGA
- a CDS encoding acylphosphatase codes for MASETRVRLVVSGRVQGVGFRFAAGEAAAEIGVAGWVRNLPDGSVEIVAQGPPSKVASMTAWAARGPRYATVDGVHVEDLEPLPGLAGFEIRR; via the coding sequence ATGGCCTCTGAGACCCGCGTTCGCCTCGTCGTCTCCGGACGCGTCCAGGGGGTGGGGTTTCGTTTCGCCGCCGGCGAGGCGGCCGCGGAGATCGGCGTCGCGGGCTGGGTGCGCAACCTCCCGGACGGTTCGGTCGAGATCGTGGCGCAGGGCCCCCCGTCGAAGGTCGCCTCGATGACGGCGTGGGCCGCTCGCGGACCGCGGTACGCCACCGTCGACGGGGTCCACGTGGAGGACCTGGAGCCCCTCCCCGGCCTCGCGGGCTTCGAGATCAGGCGTTGA
- a CDS encoding nuclear transport factor 2 family protein, whose amino-acid sequence MEIRAALIEASEEIARAIAGRRVAALRPWLAPGFTHRSHGGEAVDVEGFLRGIEGIPGEIVAVRVENLEVDPTPTGVLVTGTQYAAVRIDGTLHEERRGFVDWFVRIDGAWRIQAAVDLPLPQTGGTA is encoded by the coding sequence GTGGAGATCCGTGCCGCACTGATCGAAGCCTCGGAGGAGATCGCCCGCGCGATCGCGGGGCGCCGGGTCGCGGCGCTGCGCCCCTGGCTCGCTCCCGGCTTCACCCACCGCAGCCACGGCGGCGAAGCCGTCGATGTCGAGGGGTTCCTTCGCGGGATCGAGGGGATCCCCGGGGAGATCGTCGCGGTCCGGGTCGAGAACCTGGAGGTCGATCCCACGCCGACGGGCGTCCTCGTCACCGGGACCCAATACGCCGCCGTCCGGATCGACGGCACCCTTCACGAGGAGCGCCGCGGATTCGTGGACTGGTTCGTCCGGATCGACGGCGCCTGGCGGATCCAGGCGGCGGTGGACCTGCCGCTGCCGCAAACCGGAGGTACGGCATGA
- a CDS encoding class I SAM-dependent methyltransferase, which translates to MARFANVNPRSPEFVRDEFDRLAACAPEWDWNAHYHPWIERTLPPRVDALLDAGCGAGEFARSIARRCARVVAIDLSPRMIARARASGAPAHVTFELGDVIEAELPASGFDAIVSIAALHHMDLAAALDRLADLLRPGGRLVVVDLHAPAGIGDHVVSAASAALAPPIRWLRSGRPFPTRASRAAWALHEIHDRHATIPEIRRIAAARLAGSVVRRRLFWRYSLTWIKPT; encoded by the coding sequence GTGGCGAGGTTCGCGAACGTGAACCCCCGCTCGCCGGAGTTCGTCCGCGACGAGTTCGACCGGCTCGCGGCGTGCGCGCCCGAATGGGACTGGAACGCCCACTACCACCCCTGGATCGAGCGGACGCTTCCCCCGCGGGTCGACGCCCTGCTCGACGCCGGGTGCGGGGCGGGCGAGTTCGCCAGGTCGATCGCGCGGCGTTGCGCCCGCGTCGTGGCGATCGACCTGTCGCCGAGGATGATCGCGCGCGCCCGGGCCTCGGGGGCGCCGGCGCATGTGACGTTTGAGCTCGGCGACGTGATCGAGGCGGAGCTCCCGGCATCGGGGTTCGACGCGATCGTCTCGATCGCCGCGCTGCACCACATGGACCTCGCGGCGGCGCTCGACCGCCTGGCGGATCTGCTGCGCCCCGGGGGGAGGCTCGTCGTCGTCGACCTCCACGCCCCCGCGGGGATCGGCGACCACGTGGTCTCGGCCGCCAGCGCGGCGCTCGCGCCCCCGATCCGGTGGCTGCGGTCGGGGCGGCCGTTTCCGACGCGAGCGAGCCGCGCTGCGTGGGCCCTGCACGAGATTCACGACCGGCACGCGACGATCCCCGAGATCCGCCGGATCGCCGCTGCGCGGTTGGCGGGTTCGGTCGTCCGCCGGCGCCTGTTCTGGCGGTACTCGCTGACCTGGATCAAGCCGACCTGA